Proteins from one Desulfovibrio sp. genomic window:
- a CDS encoding branched-chain amino acid ABC transporter permease: MEYYLQVFISGLVVGSIYSLVALGFVIIYKATKVVNFAQGELLMFGAYVCFSLTVEYGLPFPAAFLLTLGFSLLLGLAVERLALRPLIGQPIISVVMVTIGLSSVLKSLVQLVWGTQIKVFPQVLPADPVTIGGLPVAPVYIVAFALSLALFGAFSAFFKYSRTGIAMRATAFDQAAAASMGISIKRIFAMSWCIAAVVSAIGGVILGNINGINSQLGYLGLKVFPAVILGGLDSMLGAALGGLIIGVLENVCDGLAKDLLSLDGFKDVAAFAVLVVVLMIKPHGLFGTHEIERV; the protein is encoded by the coding sequence GTGGAATACTATCTGCAAGTTTTCATTTCCGGCCTGGTTGTCGGCTCCATCTATTCCCTGGTGGCCCTGGGTTTCGTGATCATCTACAAGGCCACCAAGGTGGTCAATTTCGCCCAGGGTGAACTGCTCATGTTCGGGGCGTATGTCTGCTTCTCGCTCACCGTGGAATATGGCCTGCCCTTTCCGGCTGCCTTCCTCTTGACGCTTGGCTTCTCGCTTCTTCTGGGCCTTGCGGTGGAACGCCTGGCCCTTCGGCCCCTCATAGGCCAGCCAATAATAAGCGTGGTCATGGTCACCATCGGGTTGTCGTCGGTTCTCAAATCCCTGGTCCAACTGGTCTGGGGAACCCAGATCAAGGTGTTTCCCCAGGTGCTGCCCGCTGACCCGGTCACCATAGGCGGCCTTCCGGTTGCTCCGGTGTACATCGTGGCGTTCGCCCTCTCGCTGGCCCTCTTTGGCGCTTTTTCGGCCTTCTTCAAGTACTCGCGCACGGGCATCGCCATGCGGGCAACTGCCTTTGATCAGGCGGCGGCGGCCTCCATGGGGATATCCATCAAGCGGATCTTCGCCATGTCCTGGTGCATCGCCGCGGTTGTGTCTGCCATCGGCGGGGTGATCCTCGGCAACATCAACGGCATCAACTCCCAGCTGGGCTACCTGGGTCTCAAGGTGTTCCCGGCGGTCATTCTGGGCGGCCTGGACAGCATGCTCGGCGCCGCCCTGGGCGGACTCATCATCGGTGTGCTGGAAAACGTGTGCGACGGCCTGGCCAAGGATCTATTGAGCCTGGACGGATTCAAGGACGTGGCGGCCTTTGCCGTGCTGGTGGTGGTGCTGATGATAAAACCCCACGGGCTGTTCGGAACCCACGAGATCGAGAGGGTCTAG